A single window of Desulfuromonas sp. DNA harbors:
- a CDS encoding ADP-ribose-binding protein gives MHELTGDLWARHAAGDVVAITTGGAVDKKGSCLMPRGCAAQARKRFSGIEKVLGEMVRKHGVHVYDLGNRIVSFPVENSPFEVPSLHLIEQSCRELVSLVDRQGWERVIVPRPGCGGGGLSWQEVRPILERHFDARFHIISQEIQ, from the coding sequence ATGCACGAACTGACCGGTGATCTTTGGGCGAGGCATGCCGCTGGCGATGTGGTTGCCATTACAACCGGCGGCGCGGTCGATAAAAAAGGCTCCTGCCTGATGCCGCGCGGCTGTGCAGCCCAGGCCCGGAAGCGATTTTCAGGTATTGAAAAGGTTCTTGGAGAGATGGTCCGCAAGCATGGCGTCCATGTTTATGATCTCGGCAACCGGATCGTCAGCTTTCCGGTCGAAAACAGCCCGTTCGAAGTCCCGAGTCTGCACCTTATTGAACAGTCATGTCGGGAACTGGTCAGTCTGGTTGATCGTCAGGGCTGGGAGAGGGTGATTGTGCCGCGCCCCGGTTGCGGTGGTGGCGGTCTCAGCTGGCAGGAAGTCCGGCCGATTCTGGAGCGGCATTTTGATGCGCGATTCCATATCATATCGCAGGAGATACAATGA